The Aquipuribacter hungaricus DNA window TGAGCAGGGGGAGCAGGGCCAGCGTGAGAGCGAAGTGCCCGAGGTGGTTCGTGCCGAGCTGCAGCTCGAACCCGTCGGCCGTCACCTGCCGGCTGGGCGGGGTCATGACGCCGGCGTTGTTGACGAGGACGTCGATCGGCCGGCCCTCGCCGACCAGCTCCGCGGCCAGGGCGGCCACGGAGTCCAGCGAGGACAGGTCCAGCGCCCGGGTGCTCACGTCCGCGTTGCCCGTCGCCGTGCGGATCCGGTCCGCCGCCGCGTCGCCCTTCGCGGCCGAGCGGACCGGCATGACGACCTCGGCCCCGGCCTGCGCGAGGCGGGAGGCGATGACGAAGCCGATGCCGTCGCTCGCGCCGGTGACGAGGGTCCGCTTCCCCCGCAGGTCGGGGATGG harbors:
- a CDS encoding SDR family NAD(P)-dependent oxidoreductase, which produces MAPDTTIPDLRGKRTLVTGASDGIGFVIASRLAQAGAEVVMPVRSAAKGDAAADRIRTATGNADVSTRALDLSSLDSVAALAAELVGEGRPIDVLVNNAGVMTPPSRQVTADGFELQLGTNHLGHFALTLALLPLLKHGRARVTHQTSIAARRGEVLTTRTPRPPTTS